The Daucus carota subsp. sativus chromosome 7, DH1 v3.0, whole genome shotgun sequence genome window below encodes:
- the LOC108193624 gene encoding cyclin-B1-2-like — protein sequence MEDTKIIEQGIGELKNDQLRFGLQGVKSDIVGSHPLESSYHSAKIREEEMKRKILANTYGAAFPLKMELDRQVLSRFQRPPGAIPSSMLGLESLTGALENFGVEDYLNDPRDSETRPVDMHHGQEVRLGLSKGPVCPSFM from the exons ATGGAGGATACAAAGATAATAGAGCAAGGAATCGGAGAGCTGAAGAACGATCAGCTTCGTTTTGGTCTTCAAGGTGTCAAAAGCGACATCGTCGGATCTCATCCTCTCGAATCTTCTTATCATTCT GCAAAAATTAGAGAAGAGGAGATGAAGAGGAAAATACTGGCTAATACTTACGGAGCAGCTTTCCCACTCAAGATGGAGCTGGATCGACAGGTTCTTTCGAG GTTTCAGAGGCCCCCAGGGGCAATACCATCGTCCATGCTGGGTTTAGAATCTTTGACGGGAGCTCTGGAGAACTTTGGCGTTGAAGATTACCTCAATG ATCCACGTGACTCGGAGACTCGTCCTGTTGACATGCATCATGGACAGGAAGTTCGGCTTGGTCTCTCTAAGGGGCCCGTCTGCCCTAGTTTCATGTGA
- the LOC108193503 gene encoding pentatricopeptide repeat-containing protein At2g01390, with protein sequence MFTKHASFRIFRPVFAVCGNWDLGYGRGKNAFKRIHCLQEVKRSRPFKKFYKPAKKNRNFDKKEDVEPKVYTKDVLRKVSNLLRYSTWECAQEELENLSVRWDSYIINQVLKSHPPMEKAWLFFNWASKLRGFKHDHFTYTTMLDIFGEAKRISSMNLVFQQMQEKGIRIDTVTYTSLIHWLSNDGDLDGSVKMWNEMRSKGCHPTVVSYTAYMKVLFNHNRVKDATEVYKEMIRDGCTPNCYTYTVLMEHLAISGKFNEAMEIFSKMQEAGVQPDKAACNILVEKCCSAGETRTLAKILKYMKENSLVLRKTVYIEAQKLLRNVGESDVLLRQVHPHFSAECPHEDSMHNIDNTTTETNSVEEALISDMLTKKKFVVVDYLLSEMMDRNFHLHSEIISMIMEVYSTHCRLGGALLAFKHSVKTGVLLKKTVYLSLIGLLIRTNSFPEVVEIVDEIHKAEYSLGTHLTALLIYRLGCVGKPVLAAKIFDLLPDDQKNTAAYTALISAYFSCGDSGKGLRTYEIMRTKGIPSALGTYNVLLSGLDRCGKVPELETYRKEKKSLQAATNFQHQLPEEEMICNLLFARIC encoded by the exons ATGTTTACTAAGCATGCCAGTTTTCGAATTTTTCGACCTGTGTTCGCTGTGTGTGGTAATTGGGATTTGGGGTATGGAAGGGGCAAAAATGCATTTAAGAGAATACATTGCCTTCAAGAAGTTAAAAGAAGCAGACCCTTTAAGAAATTTTACAAACCTGCTAAGAAAAACCGAAACTTTGATAAAAAAGAGGATGTCGAGCCAAAGGTTTACACGAAAGATGTGTTGAGGAAGGTATCGAACCTGTTGAGGTATTCTACCTGGGAGTGTGCTCAAGAGGAGCTTGAGAATCTGTCGGTCCGATGGGATTCTTACATTATTAATCAAGTTCTTAAATCCCACCCGCCGATGGAGAAGGCTTGGTTGTTTTTTAATTGGGCCTCTAAGCTACGAGGTTTTAAGCATGATCACTTTACCTATACTACTATGCTGGATATTTTTGGAGAAGCGAAGAGAATTTCGTCGATGAACCTTGTGTTTCAGCAGATGCAAGAGAAAGGAATTAGAATTGATACTGTTACCTATACATCGCTGATACATTGGCTGTCTAATGATGGGGATCTTGATGGATCAGTGAAGATGTGGAATGAGATGAGATCTAAGGGGTGTCATCCAACAGTTGTTTCATATACTGCTTATATGAAGGTCTTGTTTAATCACAATAGAGTGAAGGATGCTACAGAGGTGTACAAGGAAATGATTCGAGATGGTTGCACTCCGAATTGTTACACATACACGGTTTTGATGGAGCATCTGGCTATATCTG GTAAATTTAATGAAGCTATGGAGATATTTAGCAAAATGCAAGAAGCTGGGGTACAACCTGATAAAGCTGCATGCAATATCTTGGTTGAGAAATGTTGCAGTGCAGGGGAAACAAGGACTCTTGCTAAAATTCTTAAATATATGAAAGAAAACTCTCTTGTTCTTCGTAAGACTGTGTATATAGAAGCTCAAAAATTGCTACGAAATGTTGGTGAGAGTGATGTTCTACTTCGACAAGTTCATCCTCATTTTTCTGCTGAATGCCCTCATGAGGATTCGATGCATAATATAGATAATACAACTACTGAAACCAATTCCGTCGAAGAGGCACTTATTTCGGATATGTTAACTAAGAAAAAGTTTGTAGTTGTTGATTATTTGCTCTCCGAGATGATGGATAGGAACTTTCATCTGCACTCGGAAATTATCTCTATGATCATGGAGGTATACAGTACTCACTGCAGGTTGGGTGGTGCTTTATTGGCCTTCAAGCATAGTGTGAAAACAGGTGTTTTGTTGAAGAAAACTGTGTATCTTTCATTAATAGGTTTATTAATCAGAACAAACTCATTTCCAGAAGTTGTGGAGATTGTTGATGAAATTCATAAGGCTGAATATTCCCTCGGAACACATCTTACTGCGCTCTTAATCTATAGGCTTGGATGTGTTGGAAAGCCTGTTCTGGCAGCAAAGATATTTGACTTGTTGCCTGATGATCAGAAGAATACTGCTGCTTACACTGCCTTAATTAGCGCCTACTTCTCATGCGGGGATTCGGGCAAAGGCTTACGAACTTATGAAATCATGAGAACAAAAGGGATTCCAAGTGCTTTAGGAACGTACAATGTTCTATTATCTGGTCTTGACAGATGTGGCAAAGTTCCTGAGTTAGAAACGTACCGAAAGGAAAAGAAGAGCCTCCAAGCTGCTACAAACTTTCAACATCAACTTCCTGAAGAAGAAATGATATGCAATCTTCTTTTTGCCAGGATATGCTAA
- the LOC108193847 gene encoding UPF0496 protein 1, translating into MGCYLSTQSSVNAPSLSESTHSSLPDLSSYEAACRVDPELRSFDSSVHRRTTGLLTSLAAGVEVRSVSLDSLKDVTESLLEMDQDVVKVILECKKDIWKNEELFNLVDEYFKNSVETLNFCNAVSGCLKRARDSQFNLNVALRKFEEEKRNGGRNFEGTLREFEKLKGNGENFGGEFVVLFQSIYKKQMVMLSKLQTEKLRLDRKLKSMKKWRKLSNVLFVVTFTTILICSVVAAAVAAPPVLTALAAAAAVPFGSMGKWVNSVWKKYESEVKEKQEFIGAMEFGTFIVIKDLDNIRVLVDKLETKMESLLYNADFALKDSEAVELAIDEIKKEVGGFTQTIEDLSHYADKCSRDVGRARTMILHKMIKYPSA; encoded by the coding sequence ATGGGTTGTTATCTAAGCACCCAATCTTCAGTCAACGCTCCATCACTCTCTGAGTCAACGCACTCATCTCTCCCTGATCTGTCTTCCTATGAGGCCGCCTGTAGAGTTGACCCGGAGCTCCGGTCATTTGACTCATCCGTGCACCGCCGCACCACAGGATTACTCACCAGTCTCGCCGCCGGCGTTGAGGTCCGGTCAGTCtcactcgactcgttaaaagaTGTTACGGAAAGTTTGCTTGAAATGGACCAAGATGTTGTTAAAGTAATTTTAGAATGTAAAAAAGATATATGGAAAAATGAAGAAttgtttaatttagttgatgagtattttaaaaatagtgtTGAAACTTTGAATTTTTGTAATGCGGTTAGTGGGTGTTTGAAGCGTGCTAGGGATAGTCAGTTTAATTTGAATGTCGCGTTGCGTAAGTTTGAGGAGGAGAAGAGGAATGGGGGGAGGAATTTTGAAGGTACATTGCGTGAATTCGAGAAGTTGAAGGGGAATGGGGAGAATTTTGGGGGTGAATTTGTTGTGTTGTTTCAGTCGATTTATAAGAAACAGATGGTGATGTTGAGTAAGTTGCAAACAGAGAAGTTGAGACTTGATAGGAAGTTGAAGTCGATGAAGAAGTGGAGGAAGTTGTCGAATGTGTTGTTTGTGGTGACTTTTACAACGATTTTGATTTGTTCTGTGGTGGCGGCTGCGGTTGCTGCTCCCCCCGTTTTGACAGCGTTGGCAGCTGCGGCTGCAGTGCCATTTGGGTCGATGGGGAAATGGGTGAATTCGGTATGGAAGAAGTATGAGAGCGAAGTGAAAGAAAAGCAGGAGTTTATTGGTGCAATGGAGTTTGGGACTTTTATTGTgatcaaggatttggataatATTCGAGTGCTAGTCGATAAATTGGAGACTAAAATGGAGTCATTGTTGTATAATGCTGATTTTGCTCTCAAGGATAGCGAGGCTGTGGAATTGGCTATAGATGAAATCAAGAAAGAGGTGGGTGGGTTTACGCAAACAATTGAGGATCTGAGCCACTACGCTGATAAGTGTAGCCGAGATGTTGGGAGGGCGAGGACCATGATTTTGCACAAGATGATTAAATACCCAAGTGCCTAA
- the LOC108195469 gene encoding transcription factor CYCLOIDEA, with protein sequence MQSSGITNNEATFQIPSSFFGNLEDDDFVEQDPGREDHFSFPSGATGNAADFRLSGDFDHKNNVASEEYVPLVCDPLLISLLRPRWKKPDVVINKHRHRKIVTAQGSRDRRVRLSIQIARQFFDLQDNLGFDKASQTIDWLLTQSKSAIEEIAKIKQSHCNVAANEVEKDIEAAEIGEILKRNSSVSISSTRSVAKDLGISVEQQHSSYFAKELRARARERARERTKAKLAVRKLLEVQKLGSDFGCITPNSWNQFSRSSEMSHSIAASILTTKKVNAVENLTTYNQQLNVTSSRLVPSSSITITENWEISNNFSQESPPTAGYGGSVYD encoded by the exons ATGCAATCCTCCGGCAttaccaacaatgaagccacaTTTCAGATTCCTTCTTCGTTTTTCGGTAACCTGGAGGATGATGATTTTGTTGAACAAGATCCCGGGAGAGAGGATCACTTCAGCTTCCCTAGTGGAGCTACTGGAAATGCTGCTGATTTTCGGCTTTCGGGTGATTTTGATCATAAGAACAATGTGGCTTCGGAGGAGTATGTTCCCCTTGTATGTGATCCTTTGTTGATAAGCTTACTGCGTCCTCGCTGGAAGAAGCCTGATGTTGTGATTAACAAACACAGGCACAGAAAGATTGTCACGGCTCAAGGCTCGAGAGACCGGAGAGTGAGATTGTCCATCCAAATTGCACGCCAGTTCTTTGATCTTCAGGACAATCTAGGTTTTGATAAAGCAAGCCAGACTATTGATTGGCTCCTCACTCAATCCAAGTCGGCTATAGAAGAGATAGCCAAGATCAAGCAAAGCCACTGCAATGTTGCTGCAAATGAAGTGGAAAAAGATATTGAAGCTGCTGAAATTGGAGAAATCTTGAAAAGAAATTCATCGGTGAGTATTAGTAGTACCCGGAGTGTTGCCAAAGACTTGGGGATCTCCGTGGAACAACAGCATTCTAGTTATTTTGCGAAGGAGTTGAGGGCCAGGGCAAGGGAAAGAGCAAGAGAAAGAACAAAAGCAAAATTGGCGGTTAGAAAGCTCCTTGAAGTGCAGAAATTAGGTTCCGATTTTGGGTGTATCACCCCAAACTCTTGGAATCAATTTAGTAGAAGTAGTGAGATGAGTCATTCAATAGCAGCATCAATTTTAACAACAAAAAAGGTGAATGCAGTTGAGAACTTGACAACTTATAATCAGCAGCTGAACGTTACGAGCTCAAGACTAGTGCCATCGTCGTCGATCACCATTACTGAGAATTGGGAAATAAGTAACAATTTTTCGCAGGAGAGTCCACCAACTGCAG GCTATGGGGGTTCCGTATACGACTGA